A portion of the Cryptomeria japonica chromosome 5, Sugi_1.0, whole genome shotgun sequence genome contains these proteins:
- the LOC131077721 gene encoding peptidyl-prolyl cis-trans isomerase FKBP62 isoform X1: MADDFELPDAGELENDEFGGADTILKVGEEKEISKEGLKKLLVKEGQGWETPESGDEVEVHYTGTLLDGTKFDSSVDRGTPFKFKLGQGQVIKGWDLGIATMKKGENAVFTIPSQLAYGESGSPPTIPPNATLKFDVELLSWSSVKDICKDGGIFKKIIKEGEKWENPKEADEVTVKYEVRLEDGTVVSKSEEGVEFYVKDGYFCPAFAKAVKTMKKSEKVVLTVKPQYGFGDKGREAIGDDHAIPPNATLIVDLELVSWKVVEEVTDDKKVLKKILKQGEGYERPNDGAVVKVKYVGKLEDGTIFDKKGSDEEPFEFMTGEEQVIDGLDRAIMNMKKGEVALVTIAPEYGYGTEVKTDLAVVPPQSTLLFEIELVSFVKEKESWDMKTPEKIEAAGKKKEEGNALFKIGKYWRASKKYEKAAKYIEYDSSFTEEEKKQSKPLKVTCNLNNAACKLKLKDYKQAISLCTKVLEVESQNVKALYRRAQAYIQTADLELAENDIKKALEIDPNNRDVKLEYRTLKERQKEYNKKEAKFYGNMFVRMSKLEELEAKKSDVQPMETDKEAEENSEAGDN; the protein is encoded by the exons ATGGCGGATGATTTTGAACTTCCTGATGCTGGAGAACTGGAGAACGATGAATTTGGAGGAGCAGATACCATTTTGAAGGTTGGCGAAGAGAAAGAAATCAGCAAAGAGGGTTTAAAGAAATTGCTTGTTAAAGAAGGACAAGGCTGGGAGACCCCTGAGTCCGGCGATGAAGTCGAAG TTCATTACACCGGTACTCTCTTGGATGGCACTAAGTTTGATTCGAGCGTGGACCGGGGGACCCCATTCAAATTCAAGCTCGGTCAAG GTCAAGTGATAAAAGGATGGGATCTAGGGATTGCAACAATGAAGAAGGGTGAAAATGCAGTCTTCACTATTCCGTCCCAGCTTGCATACGGAGAATCTGGTTCTCCGCCTACAATTCCCCCCAATGCCACTTTAAAATTTGATGTGGAACTTCTTTCTTGGTCCAGTGTGAAAGATATCTGCAAAGATGGAGGCATTTTCAAGAAAATTATAAAGGAAGGGGAGAAGTGGGAGAACCCCAAAGAAGCTGATGAAGTAACAG TTAAATATGAAGTTAGACTGGAGGATGGAACTGTTGTCTCCAAATCAGAGGAGGGTGTGGAGTTCTATGTAAAGGACG GTTACTTCTGTCCTGCTTTTGCGAAAGCTGTTAAAacaatgaaaaagagtgaaaaggTTGTTTTAACTGTGAAGCCCCAGT ATGGCTTTGGAGATAAAGGGCGTGAAGCAATTGGAGATGATCATGCTATCCCACCAAATGCAACACTGATTGTTGATCTTGAGCTTGTCTCATGGAAAGTGGTTGAAGAGGTTACTGATGATAAGAAGGTGCTAAAGAAAATTCTGAAACAAGGAGAAGGCTATGAACGACCAAATGATGGGGCAGTTGTGAAAG TCAAATATGTGGGGAAATTGGAGGATGGAACTATATTCGATAAGAAAGGATCTGACGAAGAGCCATTTGAGTTTATGACTGGCGAAG AGCAAGTTATCGATGGTTTGGACAGAGCAATCATGAACATGAAGAAAGGAGAAGTCGCATTGGTAACTATAGCGCCTGAGTATGGTTATGGAACAGAGGTGAAGACAGATTTGGCAGTGGTTCCACCACAATCTACTCTCTTATTCGAAATTGAACTGGTTTCGTTTGTGAAG GAAAAAGAATCTTGGGATATGAAAACCCCGGAAAAAATAGAGGCTGctggaaagaagaaggaagaaggaaaTGCACTATTCAAGATTGGCAAGTACTGGAGAGCCTCTAAAAAATATGAAAAG GCTGCAAAATACATTGAATATGATAGCTCATTTACCGAGGAAGAGAAAAAACAGTCAAAACCTTTAAAGGTTACGTGTAATCTGAACAATGCAGCTTGTAAGCTTAAATTGAAGGATTATAAGCAAGCAATATCCTTATGTACAAAG GTTCTAGAAGTTGAATCTCAAAATGTCAAAGCTTTATACAGAAGGGCACAGGCATACATACAAACAGCAGATTTGGAGCTTGCAGAGAACGATATAAAGAAGGCACTTGAAATTGATCCAAACAACAG GGATGTGAAGCTGGAGTATAGGACTCTCAAAGAGAGACAAAAGGAATATAACAAGAAAGAAGCCAAATTTTATGGTAATATGTTTGTAAGAATGAGCAAGTTGGAGGAACTAGAAGCGAAG AAATCTGATGTTCAACCAATGGAGACTGATAAAGAGGCAGAGGAGAACAGCGAGGCAGGAGACAATTGA
- the LOC131077721 gene encoding 70 kDa peptidyl-prolyl isomerase isoform X2, producing MKKGENAVFTIPSQLAYGESGSPPTIPPNATLKFDVELLSWSSVKDICKDGGIFKKIIKEGEKWENPKEADEVTVKYEVRLEDGTVVSKSEEGVEFYVKDGYFCPAFAKAVKTMKKSEKVVLTVKPQYGFGDKGREAIGDDHAIPPNATLIVDLELVSWKVVEEVTDDKKVLKKILKQGEGYERPNDGAVVKVKYVGKLEDGTIFDKKGSDEEPFEFMTGEEQVIDGLDRAIMNMKKGEVALVTIAPEYGYGTEVKTDLAVVPPQSTLLFEIELVSFVKEKESWDMKTPEKIEAAGKKKEEGNALFKIGKYWRASKKYEKAAKYIEYDSSFTEEEKKQSKPLKVTCNLNNAACKLKLKDYKQAISLCTKVLEVESQNVKALYRRAQAYIQTADLELAENDIKKALEIDPNNRDVKLEYRTLKERQKEYNKKEAKFYGNMFVRMSKLEELEAKKSDVQPMETDKEAEENSEAGDN from the exons ATGAAGAAGGGTGAAAATGCAGTCTTCACTATTCCGTCCCAGCTTGCATACGGAGAATCTGGTTCTCCGCCTACAATTCCCCCCAATGCCACTTTAAAATTTGATGTGGAACTTCTTTCTTGGTCCAGTGTGAAAGATATCTGCAAAGATGGAGGCATTTTCAAGAAAATTATAAAGGAAGGGGAGAAGTGGGAGAACCCCAAAGAAGCTGATGAAGTAACAG TTAAATATGAAGTTAGACTGGAGGATGGAACTGTTGTCTCCAAATCAGAGGAGGGTGTGGAGTTCTATGTAAAGGACG GTTACTTCTGTCCTGCTTTTGCGAAAGCTGTTAAAacaatgaaaaagagtgaaaaggTTGTTTTAACTGTGAAGCCCCAGT ATGGCTTTGGAGATAAAGGGCGTGAAGCAATTGGAGATGATCATGCTATCCCACCAAATGCAACACTGATTGTTGATCTTGAGCTTGTCTCATGGAAAGTGGTTGAAGAGGTTACTGATGATAAGAAGGTGCTAAAGAAAATTCTGAAACAAGGAGAAGGCTATGAACGACCAAATGATGGGGCAGTTGTGAAAG TCAAATATGTGGGGAAATTGGAGGATGGAACTATATTCGATAAGAAAGGATCTGACGAAGAGCCATTTGAGTTTATGACTGGCGAAG AGCAAGTTATCGATGGTTTGGACAGAGCAATCATGAACATGAAGAAAGGAGAAGTCGCATTGGTAACTATAGCGCCTGAGTATGGTTATGGAACAGAGGTGAAGACAGATTTGGCAGTGGTTCCACCACAATCTACTCTCTTATTCGAAATTGAACTGGTTTCGTTTGTGAAG GAAAAAGAATCTTGGGATATGAAAACCCCGGAAAAAATAGAGGCTGctggaaagaagaaggaagaaggaaaTGCACTATTCAAGATTGGCAAGTACTGGAGAGCCTCTAAAAAATATGAAAAG GCTGCAAAATACATTGAATATGATAGCTCATTTACCGAGGAAGAGAAAAAACAGTCAAAACCTTTAAAGGTTACGTGTAATCTGAACAATGCAGCTTGTAAGCTTAAATTGAAGGATTATAAGCAAGCAATATCCTTATGTACAAAG GTTCTAGAAGTTGAATCTCAAAATGTCAAAGCTTTATACAGAAGGGCACAGGCATACATACAAACAGCAGATTTGGAGCTTGCAGAGAACGATATAAAGAAGGCACTTGAAATTGATCCAAACAACAG GGATGTGAAGCTGGAGTATAGGACTCTCAAAGAGAGACAAAAGGAATATAACAAGAAAGAAGCCAAATTTTATGGTAATATGTTTGTAAGAATGAGCAAGTTGGAGGAACTAGAAGCGAAG AAATCTGATGTTCAACCAATGGAGACTGATAAAGAGGCAGAGGAGAACAGCGAGGCAGGAGACAATTGA